Proteins found in one Takifugu rubripes chromosome 17, fTakRub1.2, whole genome shotgun sequence genomic segment:
- the acox1 gene encoding peroxisomal acyl-coenzyme A oxidase 1 isoform X1, producing MNPDIVKERQNATFNVEKLTNILDGSTEKTRRRREIESMVLNDPDFQEQDPNFLSRSERYDQAVRKSAQMILKLREFGISDPDEIYYYKNLAMANQHEALGLHFVMFLPTLYSQCDPQQSRKWIPLAQSFQVLGTYAQTEMGHGTHLRGLETTATFDPATQEFVLNSPTISSIKWWPGGLGKTSNHAIVLAQLHTQGNCHGLHAFIVPIRDMDTHVPLPGIVVGDIGPKFGFSEVDNGFLKLENVRIPLDNMLMKYAKVEPDGTYVKPPSAKLTYGTMVFIRSMIVGQSALALAKSCTIAIRYSAVRHQSELKPGEPEPQILNFQTQQHKLFPVLATAYAFTFVGQYMKQTYNRISGDIHAGDYSGLPELHALSAGLKAFTTWAANGAIEVCRMSCGGHGYSRSSALPDIYVEFTPTCTYEGENTVMMLQTARYLLKSYSQARGGQQLQGSVSYLSRLQPQPVSAGVPPLNIQDLASLVQVYQLRAANLVELAATSIQQELQLRRSQEDAWNSSAIDLVRASDAHCHYVVVKLFADKLRQVEDPAVTSVLSTLALLYSLHGIASNSGDFLKAGLLSVPQALQVSAHIKELLIQLRPNAVALVDAFDLNDKRLNSVLGRYDGNVYEHLFEWARHSPLNASEVHESFHKYLKPLRSKL from the exons ATGAATCCTGACATcgtgaaagaaagacagaatgCCACGTTTAACGTGGAGAAACTGACCAATATTCTGGACGGGAGCACAGAAAAGACCCGAAGAAGACGAGAAATCG AGTCGATGGTTCTGAACGACCCCGACTTCCAGGAGCAGGACCCCAACTTCCTGTCCCGCAGCGAGCGCTACGACCAGGCCGTGAGGAAGAGCGCTCAGATGATCCTGAAGCTCAGGGAGTTCGGCATTTCTGACCCGGACGAGATCTACTACTATAAAAA TCTTGCTATGGCTAACCAACATGAGGCCCTGGGGCTGCACTTTGTCATGTTCCTCCCAACCCTGTACAGCCAGTGTGACCCTCAGCAGTCCAGAAAATGGATCCCTCTGGCTCAGTCCTTCCAGGTGCTCGGTACCTATGCCCAAACTGAGATGGGTCACG GCACTCACCTCCGAGGACTGGAGACCacggcgacctttgaccccgccaCGCAGGAGTTTGTCCTCAACAGTCCCACCATCAGCTCCATCAAGTGGTGGCCCGGCGGGC TTGGGAAAACCTCCAACCACGCCATCGTCCTGGCTCAGCTCCACACCCAGGGAAACTGCCACGGCCTGCATGCTTTTATTGTGCCGATCCGTGACATGGACACGCACGTGCCGCTGCCAG GTATCGTGGTCGGTGACATCGGCCCCAAGTTTGGCTTTAGTGAGGTTGACAACGGTTTCCTGAAGTTAGAGAACGTGCGAATCCCACTGGACAACATGCTAATGAAGTATGCTAAG GTGGAGCCAGACGGAACATATGTGAAACCCCCCAGTGCTAAGCTAACCTATGGCACCATGGTGTTTATCCGCTCCATGATCGTCGGACAGTCCGCTCTGGCCCTGGCTAAGTCCTGCACCATCGCCATCCGCTACAGCGCCGTTCGCCACCAGTCGGAGCTCAAGCCCGG AGAGCCGGAGCCCCAAATCCTGAACTTCCAGACGCAGCAGCACAAGCTGTTCCCTGTGCTGGCCACGGCCTACGCCTTCACCTTCGTGGGCCAGTACATGAAGCAGACCTACAACCGCATCAGCGGGGACATCCACGCAGGGGACTACAGCGGGCTGCCAGAG CTCCACGCCCTCTCTGCTGGCCTCAAGGCCTTCACCACCTGGGCCGCCAACGGTGCCATCGAGGTGTGTCGCATGTCCTGTGGCGGCCACGGCTACTCCCGCAGCAGCGCCCTGCCCGACATCTACGTGGAGTTCACGCCCACCTGCACCTACGAGGGGGAGAACACGGTCATGATGCTGCAGACCGCCAG GTACCTGCTGAAGAGCTACTCCCAGGCCAGAGGgggccagcagctgcagggcagCGTGTCCTACCtgagcaggctgcagcctcagccCGTCTCTGCCGGAGTTCCTCCGCTCAACATTCAGGACCTCGCCAGCCTGGTCCAGGTCTACCAGCTCCGAGCAGCCAA TCTGGTGGAGCTGGCAGCAACGAGCatccagcaggagctgcagctgcggcGCAGCCAGGAGGACGCCTGGAACAGCAGCGCCATCGACCTGGTCAGAGCCTCGGAC GCCCACTGTCACTACGTGGTGGTGAAACTGTTTGCTGATAAGTTGAGGCAGGTGGAGGATCCGGCGGTGACCTCTGTGCTGTCCACCCTGGCTCTGCTCTACAGCCTGCACGGCATCGCAAGTAACTCTGGAGACTTCCTGAAG GCCGGGCTGCTGAGTGTTCCACAGGCCCTGCAGGTCTCCGCTCACATTAAGGAGCTCCTGATCCAGCTCCGGCCCAACGCCGTGGCGCTGGTGGATGCCTTCGATCTCAATGACAAGAGGCTGAATT
- the acox1 gene encoding peroxisomal acyl-coenzyme A oxidase 1 isoform X2, whose protein sequence is MNPDIVKERQNATFNVEKLTNILDGSTEKTRRRREIESMVLNDPDFQEQDPNFLSRSERYDQAVRKSAQMILKLREFGISDPDEIYYYKNCVHPDRPEPLDLHLGMFLPTLLNQATPEQMDRFFTPAWNLQIIGTYAQTEMGHGTHLRGLETTATFDPATQEFVLNSPTISSIKWWPGGLGKTSNHAIVLAQLHTQGNCHGLHAFIVPIRDMDTHVPLPGIVVGDIGPKFGFSEVDNGFLKLENVRIPLDNMLMKYAKVEPDGTYVKPPSAKLTYGTMVFIRSMIVGQSALALAKSCTIAIRYSAVRHQSELKPGEPEPQILNFQTQQHKLFPVLATAYAFTFVGQYMKQTYNRISGDIHAGDYSGLPELHALSAGLKAFTTWAANGAIEVCRMSCGGHGYSRSSALPDIYVEFTPTCTYEGENTVMMLQTARYLLKSYSQARGGQQLQGSVSYLSRLQPQPVSAGVPPLNIQDLASLVQVYQLRAANLVELAATSIQQELQLRRSQEDAWNSSAIDLVRASDAHCHYVVVKLFADKLRQVEDPAVTSVLSTLALLYSLHGIASNSGDFLKAGLLSVPQALQVSAHIKELLIQLRPNAVALVDAFDLNDKRLNSVLGRYDGNVYEHLFEWARHSPLNASEVHESFHKYLKPLRSKL, encoded by the exons ATGAATCCTGACATcgtgaaagaaagacagaatgCCACGTTTAACGTGGAGAAACTGACCAATATTCTGGACGGGAGCACAGAAAAGACCCGAAGAAGACGAGAAATCG AGTCGATGGTTCTGAACGACCCCGACTTCCAGGAGCAGGACCCCAACTTCCTGTCCCGCAGCGAGCGCTACGACCAGGCCGTGAGGAAGAGCGCTCAGATGATCCTGAAGCTCAGGGAGTTCGGCATTTCTGACCCGGACGAGATCTACTACTATAAAAA CTGTGTGCATCCAGACAGGCCCGAGCCCTTGGATCTCCATCTGGGGATGTTCCTGCCCACATTGCTAAACCAGGCCACCCCAGAGCAAATGGACCGGTTCTTCACACCCGCCTGGAACCTCCAGATCATTGGCACCTACGCACAGACAGAGATGGGTCACG GCACTCACCTCCGAGGACTGGAGACCacggcgacctttgaccccgccaCGCAGGAGTTTGTCCTCAACAGTCCCACCATCAGCTCCATCAAGTGGTGGCCCGGCGGGC TTGGGAAAACCTCCAACCACGCCATCGTCCTGGCTCAGCTCCACACCCAGGGAAACTGCCACGGCCTGCATGCTTTTATTGTGCCGATCCGTGACATGGACACGCACGTGCCGCTGCCAG GTATCGTGGTCGGTGACATCGGCCCCAAGTTTGGCTTTAGTGAGGTTGACAACGGTTTCCTGAAGTTAGAGAACGTGCGAATCCCACTGGACAACATGCTAATGAAGTATGCTAAG GTGGAGCCAGACGGAACATATGTGAAACCCCCCAGTGCTAAGCTAACCTATGGCACCATGGTGTTTATCCGCTCCATGATCGTCGGACAGTCCGCTCTGGCCCTGGCTAAGTCCTGCACCATCGCCATCCGCTACAGCGCCGTTCGCCACCAGTCGGAGCTCAAGCCCGG AGAGCCGGAGCCCCAAATCCTGAACTTCCAGACGCAGCAGCACAAGCTGTTCCCTGTGCTGGCCACGGCCTACGCCTTCACCTTCGTGGGCCAGTACATGAAGCAGACCTACAACCGCATCAGCGGGGACATCCACGCAGGGGACTACAGCGGGCTGCCAGAG CTCCACGCCCTCTCTGCTGGCCTCAAGGCCTTCACCACCTGGGCCGCCAACGGTGCCATCGAGGTGTGTCGCATGTCCTGTGGCGGCCACGGCTACTCCCGCAGCAGCGCCCTGCCCGACATCTACGTGGAGTTCACGCCCACCTGCACCTACGAGGGGGAGAACACGGTCATGATGCTGCAGACCGCCAG GTACCTGCTGAAGAGCTACTCCCAGGCCAGAGGgggccagcagctgcagggcagCGTGTCCTACCtgagcaggctgcagcctcagccCGTCTCTGCCGGAGTTCCTCCGCTCAACATTCAGGACCTCGCCAGCCTGGTCCAGGTCTACCAGCTCCGAGCAGCCAA TCTGGTGGAGCTGGCAGCAACGAGCatccagcaggagctgcagctgcggcGCAGCCAGGAGGACGCCTGGAACAGCAGCGCCATCGACCTGGTCAGAGCCTCGGAC GCCCACTGTCACTACGTGGTGGTGAAACTGTTTGCTGATAAGTTGAGGCAGGTGGAGGATCCGGCGGTGACCTCTGTGCTGTCCACCCTGGCTCTGCTCTACAGCCTGCACGGCATCGCAAGTAACTCTGGAGACTTCCTGAAG GCCGGGCTGCTGAGTGTTCCACAGGCCCTGCAGGTCTCCGCTCACATTAAGGAGCTCCTGATCCAGCTCCGGCCCAACGCCGTGGCGCTGGTGGATGCCTTCGATCTCAATGACAAGAGGCTGAATT
- the ten1 gene encoding CST complex subunit TEN1, whose product MLPAAAAFCFPWEINSVEVEEGKSVRTFGRLVSYDWDESRASLWAQQGSTEHPVTINTAYVEPFDPIIGAQYLALGEVEKAESVGVMVRARVLTCVDGVNVALLQKAIAVQRSFFRERESS is encoded by the exons AtgctgcctgcagctgcagctttctgTTTTCCCTGGGAAATAAACTCcgtggaagtggaggaaggaaaATCCGTCAGAACATTTGGCAG ACTTGTCAGCTACGACTGGGATGAGTCCCGGGCGAGCCTGTGGGCCCAGCAGGGCTCCACGGAGCATCCTGTCACCATCAACACCGCGTACGTGGAGCCCTTTGACCCAATAATCGGAGCCCAGTACCTGGCTCTTGGTGAGGTGGAGAAGGCTGAAA GTGTTGGTGTGATGGTCCGAGCCCGGGTGCTGACCTGTGTTGATGGTGTAAATGTCGCTCTCCTCCAGAAGGCCATCGCTGTGCAGCGCAGCTTCTTCAGGGAACGAGAGTCCAGTTGA
- the evpla gene encoding envoplakin a: MLSKKSAKDSGKGSKSQGSMLALLIAQMQESADQVEKDILRSEELLAVDNENEKKDLPFQHQDEISEKLGRAEGLLMDLFLDVTKAKKLKHPQASEIESDVSHLHERWLKDCAFYREVYDTVDDVSRMPIIEWGPVFGEKQKQVNSEEYGPTMADLEKQIAAHNILHKEIQAYSSQLCVSSAGGKEQYTALKTQYNKLLENSKWRQHYLNSLYEYMQTSNKELLFLSEEQEKIKKQDWSDRMADPSDLRRQYEHFKNNSLLLHEGEVNKLQEEGDRLVEMKHPASALIQAQRDSARTEWQKFLNLCICQETHLDNVEEFKRYQIETELLSERLNKLNSTLDPKANSQRSSSETMLQLELEEKVVQDSEQQLADLRRRSIGIAPLRLRRTNPSRPIPVESLCDWEGDKGSLSRGEKYTLKSISGLEKWNIISPDGSTKTFPGVCFVIPPPDSDSIGKVDLIGNELADIKKRRAALEASLKNHKVQSSRLQQAAPASSASLSPKAAALTQQLDSLEQDLALTEESMLSRLRSPLSRTDPASDLADRLREQEKSVQALQALEQQKQAAQADLKPLLSTDPSTSALQLQLGGASNKHDNTAALADLYTKKANASLHLVNQMKKVDGLVSGFEKNLSEDGPIPDEPNAIKNHMQDIQAQQRSVAAAQSDMKKLSQDLEATEQLCSSLQQGYQEYCPDIQGQRTKVKQLQTRYANVVHQLNERENLLQEANTKNQVYQSTCKSMQSFLDKIPSDQIQSSDDLSQIAAKQNSQERVLDDLKRKGDDMGRISDLSLELQNLLNDYGSSVDRYNSTLEEDGVPVTKRSDVFTLANAIDKEEKELVNRFSEATAENTQRQKQMALARNLVVQNEEKVQVVAQQQVQLQSQQRSAFELDGLFKELEEEKDRTSHAESDLKTFKERMLSLKSRKGVERFEEKEVLHYYRDPKLESDLAELQNTLHVEAMRRSSTQTDIEVYNKKIITLEDTLKNTPPKLVTKEMTEFERDPQLDLEAVRMRDELARFREEIRVRDGEQIQMKTEVSILQQKSPPVIEKVVVREVLKVEQDPQMLKAVRAFENEISGESNKMRLLNDQIFQTKGEISALEKIIPHIKPKIITREVKKVEQDPDLISECQKIRTGLEDEKTGNNSLSKELLDLQNYYQEVQSWKPKVEVNEIVNEIYRIDPNTEIEIMRLRNQIQDSVKQRGNLEREITHVTAELDVLRSEKPKVELREVLQEVVKEERSPENEREIQRLNSQLNSLNTTYNSLYDKVRYLKQERDEWKAEKSRIETRVLTKEVIKYEPDPLLEKEAERLRRNVREESQLRRTTEDLVFDLKNNFIMLDRQKPEEKVVVKEVVRLERDPKQIFDHERLSRNLDDEVKTRRQTELELQQLRTTVEDKQRLLRDSDESRKRIQAESELRELRLRISQLENAPPPVEESIIVEEVLKVERDPNLERMTNNLRAGMDQQTSSIMRLQRDIHSVNIKLQLLQKEKAGEKTVYKEIVRVEKDQAVEAERDRWREQVSQQRFLRQDLEDEIRRLTDKLNLVTTSKANTSREETTLLSNRDGLRKERDNLTQELRKLEARRHEISLSFHQQSKLMSERTQISRHRSLKMESDVQRFENQILEEKEKLYLRDRTIEELLQQLQKEEQSETRTKETNVSTRISILDPETGKDMSPYDAYLQGLIDRQQYISLQELECDWEEITSVGPDGETSVLQDRKSGKQYSIRNALQEGRLTDFQLQQYKQGKIPISEFALLVAGDSKKDSRLNSSLKPSTSVTTASSLSTASECYPVAGVLDTNTDTCFSVRAASVRKLIDLTTAQKLLEAQAATGGIIDINTKERYTVHKAASRGLIDDTQLQRLLNAQKAFTGVEDPMTREVLSVGEAVEKGWMPKENAMRYIEAQHLTGGLVDPKTGRRVNILDAVGCKMINSTMLRELQSETTHIKDITDPITKEKISYKQALDRCRTDPASGLPVLPASSKTSGYTALHNSTRYARF; this comes from the exons aaacaggtgaattCGGAGGAGTACGGTCCCACCATGGCGGACCTGGAGAAGCAGATCGCTGCTCACAACATCCTGCACAAGGAGATCCAGGCCTACagctcccagctgtgtgtcagCTCGGCAGGTGGAAAG GAGCAGTACACGGCCCTGAAGACGCAGTACAACAAGTTATTG GAAAACTCCAAGTGGCGTCAGCACTACCTGAACAGTCTGTATGAGTACATGCAGACTAGCAACAAGGAGCTGCTGTTCctgtctgaggagcaggagaagatcAAGAAGCAGGACTGGAGCGACCGTATGGCCGACCCATCTGACCTCCGCAGGCAGTACGAG caCTTCAAGAACAACAGCTTACTGCTGCATGAGGGGGAGGTGAACAAGCTCcaggaggaaggagacagactTGTGGAGATGAAGCACCCGGCCAGCGCTCTGATCCAG GCTCAGAGAGATTCGGCGCGCACCGAGTGGCAGAAGTTCCTCAATCTGTGCATTTGTCAGGAGACCCACCTGGACAACGTGGAGGAGTTTAAAAGG TACCAAATTGAGACGGAGCTCCTGTCGGAGAGACTGAACAAACTCAACTCCACGCTGGACCCCAAGGCCAACagccagaggagcagctccgagacgatgctgcagctggag ctggaggagaaggtcgTGCAGGACAGCGAGCAGCAGCTGGCAGACCTGAGGCGGCGCAGCATCGGCATCGCTCCTCTGAGGCTCAGACGCACCAACCCAAGCCGACCCATCCCAGTGGAGTCTCTCTGTGACTGGGAGGGAGATAAG GGTTCCCTGTCCAGAGGGGAGAAGTACACCCTGAAATCGATCTCAGGCCTTGAGAAATGGAACATCATCTCCCCTGATGGTTCTACAAAGACGTTCCCAGGAGTCTGCTTCGTAATTCCTCCACCTGATTCAGATTCCATTGGCAAAGTGGACCT GATCGGGAATGAGCTGGCAGACATCAAAAAGAGAAGAGCTGCGTTGGAGGCATCTCTGAAGAACCACAAAGTTCAGTCGTCCAGGCTCCAACAAGCAG ctccagcttcctctgcttctctgagTCCCAAAGCCGCGGCACTGACGCAGCAGCTGGACAGTCTGGAGCAGGACCTGGCCCTCACCGAGGAGAGCATGCTGAGTCGCCTGAGGTCCCCGCTGAGTCGCACCGACCCAGCATCTGACCTGGCTGACAGGCTCAGGGAACAAGAG AAATCTGTCCAGGCTCTGCAGGCTCTGGAACAGCAGAAGCAGGCCGCTCAGGCCGACCTGAAGCCCCTGTTGtccacagaccccagcacatctgctctgcagctccaaCTGGGTGGTGCCAGCAACAAGCACGACAACACTGCAGCACTCGCAGACCTCTACACCAAGAA AGCAAATGCATCGCTCCACCTTGTTAATCAAATGAAGAAGGTGGACGGCCTGGTTTCTGGTTTTGAGAAGAATCTGAGCGAAGATGGTCCAATCCCTGATGAACCAAACGCTATCAAAAATCACATGCAGGATATACAA GCCCAGCAAaggtctgtggctgcagctcagagtGACATGAAAAAGCTGAGCCAGGATCTGGAGGCCACggagcagctgtgcagctcCCTGCAGCAGGGCTACCAGGAGTACTGCCCTGACATCCAGGGGCAGAGGACCAAGGTCAAGCAGCTGCAGACTCGTTATGCTAACGTGGTGCACCAGCTGAATGAGCG AGAAAACCTCCTACAAGAGGCCAACACCAAGAACCAGGTGTACCAGAGCACCTGCAAATCCATGCAGTCCTTTCTGGACAAAATCCCAAGCGACCAGATCCAGAGCTCTGATGATCTGTCTCAGATCGCAGCGAAGCAGAACTCCCAGGAG AGAGTGCTGGACGATCtgaagaggaaaggagatgaCATGGGCCGAATCAGTGACCTGTCTCTTGAGCTACAGAATTTACTCAAT GACTACGGGTCCAGTGTGGACAGATACAACAGCACcctggaggaggatggagtcCCTGTCACCAAGAGATCGGATGTATTCACACTGGCAAATGCTATTGATAAGGAG gaaaaggagcTGGTCAATCGCTTCTCAGAGGCCACAGCGGAGAACACGCAACGCCAGAAGCAGATGGCCTTGGCCAGGAACCTCGTTGTGCAA AATGAAGAGAAGGTCCAGGTGGTGGCCCAGCAACAAGTGCAGCTCCAAAGTCAGCAGAGAAGTGCTTTTGAGTTAGACGGTCTGTTCAAAGAactggaagaggagaaggacagAACGAGCCATGCTGAGAGCGACCTGAAGACGTTCAAAGAGCGAATGCTGTCGCTGAAGAGTCGCAAAGGCGTGGAGCGGTTTGAGGAAAAGGAGGTTCTCCACTACTACCGTGACCCAAAGCTGGAGAGCGATCTCGCTGAGTTGCAGAACACTCTGCATGTAGAGGCCATGAGGCGCAGCTCCACCCAGACCGATATTGAAGTTTACAACAAGAAAATTATCACCCTTGAAGACACCCTCAAAAACACTCCTCCCAAACTGGTCACCAAAGAGATGACAGAGTTTGAGCGAGATCCTCAGCTGGATCTAGAAGCTGTGAGAATGAGGGATGAACTAGCCAGGTTTAGAGAGGAAATCCGAGTGAGGGATGGAGAGCAGATCCAGATGAAGACCGAGGTCTCCATTCTGCAGCAGAAATCGCCGCCAGTCATCGAAAAAGTGGTTGTGAGAGAAGTGTTGAAAGTGGAACAGGACCCACAGATGCTGAAAGCAGTGAGggcatttgaaaatgaaatatcTGGTGAGAGCAACAAGATGAGGCTGCTGAATGATCAAATCTTCCAGACCAAGGGTGAGATTAGTGCCCTTGAGAAGATTATTCCTCATATCAAACCTAAGATCATCACAAGGGAGGTTAAGAAGGTTGAACAAGACCCGGACCTCATCTCAGAATGTCAGAAGATCAGAACAGGACTGGAGGATGAGAAAACTGGGAACAACTCTTTGTCAAAAGAGTTGCTAGACCTTCAGAACTACTACCAGGAAGTCCAATCATGGAAGCCCAAAGTCGAAGTGAACGAAATCGTAAACGAGATCTACCGGATAGATCCAAACACAGAGATCGAAATAATGCGTCTCAGAAATCAAATCCAAGATTCTGTTAAGCAGCGGGGCAATCTGGAGAGGGAGATTACCCACGTCACAGCTGAGCTGGACGTTCTTCGGTCTGAGAAGCCTAAAGTGGAACTGAGAGAAGTTCTGCAAGAAGTGGTTAAAGAGGAACGAAGCCCAGAAAATGAGAGAGAGATTCAGAGGCTAAATAGCCAGCTGAACAGCCTGAACACCACATACAACTCCCTCTATGACAAAGTCAGGTATCTCAAGCAGGAAAGGGATGAATGGAAGGCTGAAAAGTCCAGAATAGAAACACGAGTTCTGACCAAAGAAGTCATCAAGTACGAACCAGATCCTCTGTTGGAGAAGGAAGCTGAACGCCTGAGAAGAAACGTGCGTGAGGAGTCACAACTGCGGCGCACGACTGAAGATTTGGTGTTTGACCTAAAAAACAACTTCATCATGCTGGACAGACAGAAGCCTGAAGAGAAGGTCGTTGTGAAGGAGGTTGTCCGCCTGGAGAGGGACCCAAAGCAGATATTCGACCATGAAAGGCTGAGCAGGAATCTAGATGATGAGGTGAAGACCCGGCGTCAGaccgagctggagctgcagcagctgcggaCCACCGTGGAGGATAAACAGAGGCTCCTCAGAGACAGCGACGAAAGCCGGAAGAGGATCCAGGCGGAATCTGAGCTCAGAGAACTTCGACTGCGCATCTCACAGCTGGAAAATGCTCCACCTCCGGTTGAAGAAAGTATCATTGTTGAGGAGGTCTTGAAGGTGGAACGAGACCCAAATCTGGAGAGGATGACAAACAATCTTCGTGCCGGCATGGACCAGCAGACCAGCAGCATCATGAGACTTCAGAGGGACATCCATAGTGTCAACATAAAGCTCCAGCttctgcagaaggagaaggCTGGCGAGAAGACGGTGTACAAAGAGATTGTGCGTGTGGAGAAAGACCAGGCCGTGGAAGCAGAGAGGGATCGCTGGAGGGAGCAGGTTTCTCAGCAAAGGTTCCTCAGGCAGGACCTAGAGGATGAAATCAGACGTCTCACGGATAAGCTCAACCTCGTGACAACAAGCAAGGCCAACACGTCCAGAGAGGAGACCACCCTGCTTTCAAACAGAGATGGGCTGAGGAAGGAAAGAGACAACCTCACTCAAGAACTAAGAAAACTGGAGGCCAGGCGACATGAGATCAGCCTGTCTTTCCACCAACAAAGCAAGCTAATGAGTGAGCGAACACAGATCAGCCGCCACCGGAGCCTCAAAATGGAGTCTGATGTTCAGCGTTTTGAGAATCAGAtcctggaagaaaaggagaagctcTACCTGCGAGACCGAACCATCGAAGAGCTTCTTCAACAActgcagaaagaggagcagTCAGAAACGAGGACCAAAGagaccaacgtctccaccagaatCAGCATTCTGGATCCTGAAACGGGCAAAGACATGTCCCCGTACGACGCCTACCTGCAGGGCCTGATTGATCGTCAACAGTACATCagtctgcaggagctggagtgTGACTGGGAGGAGATCACCTCAGTGGGCCCTGACGGCGAGACCTCTGTACTGCAAGACCGCAAGAGCGGGAAACAGTACTCCATCAGAAATGCGCTCCAGGAAGGCAGGCTCACCGACTTCCAGTTACAGCAGTATAAACAAGGCAAGATTCCCATCTCGGAGTTTGCCCTGTTGGTGGCAGGCGACAGTAAGAAGGACTCGCGGCTGAACtccagcctgaagcccagcacCTCGGTCACAACggcctccagcctctccacAGCCAGCGAATGCTACCCCGTGGCTGGGGTCTTGGATACAAACACGGACACCTGTTTCTCCGTACGCGCCGCCTCCGTGCGTAAACTGATCGACCTGACCACAgcacagaagctgctggaggctcAAGCAGCCACAGGAGGCATCATTGACATCAACACCAAAGAAAGATACACCGTCCACAAGGCGGCGAGCAGAGGTCTCATCGATGACACTCAACTCCAGAGGCTCCTCAACGCACAAAAGGCCTTCACAGGGGTGGAAGACCCCATGACCAGAGAGGTTCTGTCTGTAGGAGAAGCTGTTGAGAAGGGCTGGATGCCCAAAGAGAACGCCATGCGCTACATCGAGGCGCAGCACCTCACTGGGGGGCTGGTGGACCCCAAAACCGGGCGTAGGGTCAACATCTTGGATGCAGTTGGTTGCAAAATGATAAATAGCACAATGTTGAGGGAGCTGCAGTCGGAGACGACACACATAAAGGATATTACCGACCCAATCACCAAGGAGAAGATCAGCTACAAACAGGCTCTGGATCGCTGCAGGACGGATCCGGCTTCAGGGCTCCCGGTGCTGCCGGCCTCCTCCAAAACCTCTGGTTACACTGCTCTTCACAACTCCACCAGATATGCAAGATTCTAG